The DNA region GGACTACGCATGGAATCCACATCCCACGACGGCGTGATCCGCGTCGTCTTCGTCCTGCTGGACGACAGCCTGGTGCTGGACTGGGCCGGCCCCGCGGAGGCGCTGCGCATCGCCAACCGCTGCCTGGTGGCGGCCGGCCGGCCGGAGCGCTTTCGCATCGAGTTCGCCGGACCGCAGGCCAGCACCCAGGGTTCGGTGGGCGTGCAGATGAGCGGCCTGGCGCCGCTGCCTGCGCATTGGACGGAAGAGCCCACCTGGATCGTGCTGCCAGGGCAGACGGGGCAAACCATCGATGTCTCCAGCGACGCGAGCCGCGCCCTGCTCCATTGGCTGCGCGGCCAGCGGCTGGCGGCAGGCCGGCTGGAGGTGGTCAGCATCTGCGCCGGCGCCCTGCTGGCCGCCCACGCGGGCCTGCTGGCGGGCCGCCGGGCGACCACGCACCACCAGCATTTGCAGGAGCTGAAGGCGGCCGAGCCGCGCTGCGACGTGGTGGCCAACCGCGTGTTCGTGGCGGACGGCCCCGTGCACAGCAGCGCCGGGGTGACGGCCGGCATCGACCTGACGCTGGCACGCATCGTGGACAGCTGCGACGCCGCCATCGCAGCGCAGGTGGCGCAGACCATGGTGGTCGCCGTGCGCCGCGGCCCGCACGACCCGGAACTGTCTCCCTTCCTGCACTACCGCAACCACATGCACGCCGCCCTGCACCGCGTGCAGGACGCCGTCAGCCTGCAGCCGCAGACGCCCTGGAACGTGCCCGCGATGGCCGCGCTGGCACACACCTCGCCGCGCCACCTCACCCGCCTGTTCCTGGAGCATGCCGGCATCGGCCCGCAGCAATATTTGCGGCGCATCCGCCTGGCCAAGGCCGAGGCCGCCCTGGAAGCCGGCAGCAGCGTGGGCCAGGCCGCCGCCCTGGCCGGCTTCACATCGGACACGCAGCTGCGCCGCGCCTGGCACCAGTTCGGCCGCGCGGGCACGCCGTCCGGCGCAGGGCGCGACGTGCACTGATCTAGCCGGCCGCCACTTCGATCCGGGCGCCACCATCGCGCAGGCGGTTGCCGGCCCCGCCCGCTTGCGGTTACAAACCGGGCATGCAGGAGCCCGCCATCCCCCACGACGAAGACGACCGCCTGCGCGCACTGCGCGCACTGCTCATCCTGGATACGCCGCCTGAAGAACGCTTCGACCGCATCGTCGCGTTCGCCGCCGAGGAATTCGACATGCCGATGGCCTTCGTCACCCTGGTGGACGCGGAACGGCAATGGTTCAAGGCCCGCATCGGCTCCGATGTGCAGGAGACGCCTCGCAACATTTCCTTCTGCGCGCATGCGATCCTGCAGCACGAGCCCCTGGTGGTGCAGGATGCGCAGCAGGACTGGCGCTTCCAGGACAACCCGCTGGTCACCGGCGATCCGGGCATCCGTTTCTATGCCGGTGCGCCGCTCGCCCTGCCGGGTGGCCAGAGCGTGGGCACGCTGTGCATCATCGACCGCCAGCCCCGCACGCTCGACCGCGTCGGGCTGGCCATCCTGCAGTCCCTGCGCGATCTGGCGGTGGAAGAGCTGGAGCGCCAGGCGGAAGGCAAGGCGCCATGAGCGCGGCGTTCCAGCCCCTGCGCCAGGACATCCTGCTGGTGGAGCCCAGCTCGATGACCGGCGGCATCATCGTCTCCACCGCCCGCCAACTCGCTCTGCCCCCCGTGCGGCAGGTCAACAGCGTGCGCAGCGCCCACGCGCAGCTGAACAGCCGCCCCATCACCGGCATGATCGTGTCGCTGGAGGAGGAAGCCGAAGCCGTGGAACTGCTGCGCAAGGTGCGTGCCGCGGAATTTCCGGTCCGGCCCGACATGCCGATCGCCATCACCACGGCCCAGGTCGACAGCGGCACAGCCGAGCAGCTCAAGGCGCTGCGCGTGCGCCGCATCCTGCTCAAGCCGTTCAAGGTGCACAACGTCATCACTACCATCGAGATGCTGGTGGCCAGCTAAGGCAACCCACCGCAGCGGACGGCGTATACGGCAGCGTGCGCAGCGGGCTTCAGTAGATCTCGGGCACGTACATGCTGGCCGGCACGGGCTGGCGCAGGTATTCGGGATGGCGCACCCGCTCGGGCAGCACCACCGTGGGATGCGGCACCTCGGCATAGGGCAGCTGGCCCAGCAGGTGGGCGATGCAGTTCAGGCGCGCCTTCTTCTTGTCCACCGCCTGCACGATCCACCAAGGCGCCTCGGGAATGTGCGTGCGCTCCAGCATGGTTTCCTTGGCCTTGGTGTACTCCTCCCAGCGCACCCGGCTCTCCAGGTCCATGGGGCTGAGCTTCCACTGCTTGAGCGGGTCGTGGATGCGGCCGAGGAAGCGCAGATGCTGCTCTTCGTCGGTGATCGAGAACCAGTACTTGATGAGCCGGATGCCCGAGCGCACGAGCATCTTCTCGAACTCCGGCACCGTGCGGAAGAACTCCTCGTACTCGTCGTCGGTGCAAAAGCCCATCACCCGCTCGACGCCGGCGCGGTTGTACCAGCTGCGATCGAACAGCACGATCTCACCGGCCGCGGGCAGGTGCGCCACATAGCGCTGGAAGTACCACTGCGTGCGCTCGCGGTCGTTGGGCGCCGGGAGTGCCGCCACGCGCGCCACGCGGGGGTTCAGCCGCTGGGTGATGCGCTTGATGACGCCGCCCTTGCCGGCGGCATCGCGCCCCTCGAAGAGGATGACCACCTTCTCGCGCGAGTGCTGCACCCAGTCCTGCAGCTTCACCAGTTCGCCCTGCAGCCGGAACAGCTCGCGGAAGTAGCGCTGCCGCGCCGCCTTGTCCACCACCGCCATGCCACCGGCCTCGTCCACGTAGCGGTCCTCAATCTCCAGTTCCAGCTCTTCGTCGTAGCCGTCGGCAAGCTCATTGGCGATGCGCTGCATGAGGTCCTGCGCGTCGAAGGAAGTGTTGTGCAACATGGAAAAGCCCGGAAAAACGAGGCATCCATGGTGACCCGTGCCGATGACAAAGCGATGACATTTTTCAGATCGTCACGAATCTGTCATGCCGGCGGCGCACCATGGCGGGCTTCGCTGCCCGCCTTCCTCCCGCCACCGCCCACCTGCCATGACCGCCCCTGCCGACGTCCTGCACCACTCCTACGGCGGGGACGCGGCCGGCCTGATCTGCGGCTACCGCATGCAACCCGGCCAGCCTGCCCAGGCCATCGACACCACGCAGGCCTGGGCCTGGCTGCAGGCGCGGGCGGTGTCCAGCCCCGTTGCGGACGGCGCGCCGGTGGACGCACAGCCCTTCCTGTGGCTGCACTTCAATCTCAGCCACGCGCAGGCCGTGCGGTGGATCGAGCGGCACGCAGGCCTACCCGACACATTCTTCGAGGCGCTGCGTGAGGGCTCGCACTCCACCCGCATCGAGCGCGACGACGACACCCTGGTCGCCGTGCTCAACGACGTGCACTTCGACTTCGCCTTCGAGCCGCTGGACTCCGCCACGCTGTGGATCGGCGTGACGCCGCACCTGGTGGTGACGGCGCGCACCCAGCCGCTGCGCTCGGTGGATGCACTGCGCACCGCCGTGCGGGGCGGCCAGTGCCCGCACTCCAGCGCCGCCCTGCTGGAGCAGCTCATGCGCACACAGGCGGACGGCCTGGTGCGCATCGTGCGCGAGGCCACCCAGCGCGTGGACCGCATCGAGGATGAACTGCTCGCCAACCGCCTCAACCATCGGCGCGCCAGGCTCGGCGTGCTGCGGCGGCTGCTGGTGCGCCTGCAGCGCCTGCTGGCACCCGAGCCGGCCGCCCTCTTCCGGCTGCTGCAGCGGCCGCCGGGATGGATGACGGAGGAAGACGCGCAGGAGCTGAGGGACGCGTCGGAAGAATTCTCCGTGGTGCTGCGCGACATGCAGGGCCTGCA from Paracidovorax wautersii includes:
- a CDS encoding helix-turn-helix domain-containing protein; its protein translation is MESTSHDGVIRVVFVLLDDSLVLDWAGPAEALRIANRCLVAAGRPERFRIEFAGPQASTQGSVGVQMSGLAPLPAHWTEEPTWIVLPGQTGQTIDVSSDASRALLHWLRGQRLAAGRLEVVSICAGALLAAHAGLLAGRRATTHHQHLQELKAAEPRCDVVANRVFVADGPVHSSAGVTAGIDLTLARIVDSCDAAIAAQVAQTMVVAVRRGPHDPELSPFLHYRNHMHAALHRVQDAVSLQPQTPWNVPAMAALAHTSPRHLTRLFLEHAGIGPQQYLRRIRLAKAEAALEAGSSVGQAAALAGFTSDTQLRRAWHQFGRAGTPSGAGRDVH
- a CDS encoding GAF domain-containing protein translates to MQEPAIPHDEDDRLRALRALLILDTPPEERFDRIVAFAAEEFDMPMAFVTLVDAERQWFKARIGSDVQETPRNISFCAHAILQHEPLVVQDAQQDWRFQDNPLVTGDPGIRFYAGAPLALPGGQSVGTLCIIDRQPRTLDRVGLAILQSLRDLAVEELERQAEGKAP
- a CDS encoding histidine kinase, translating into MSAAFQPLRQDILLVEPSSMTGGIIVSTARQLALPPVRQVNSVRSAHAQLNSRPITGMIVSLEEEAEAVELLRKVRAAEFPVRPDMPIAITTAQVDSGTAEQLKALRVRRILLKPFKVHNVITTIEMLVAS
- the ppk2 gene encoding polyphosphate kinase 2, which produces MLHNTSFDAQDLMQRIANELADGYDEELELEIEDRYVDEAGGMAVVDKAARQRYFRELFRLQGELVKLQDWVQHSREKVVILFEGRDAAGKGGVIKRITQRLNPRVARVAALPAPNDRERTQWYFQRYVAHLPAAGEIVLFDRSWYNRAGVERVMGFCTDDEYEEFFRTVPEFEKMLVRSGIRLIKYWFSITDEEQHLRFLGRIHDPLKQWKLSPMDLESRVRWEEYTKAKETMLERTHIPEAPWWIVQAVDKKKARLNCIAHLLGQLPYAEVPHPTVVLPERVRHPEYLRQPVPASMYVPEIY
- a CDS encoding transporter, yielding MTAPADVLHHSYGGDAAGLICGYRMQPGQPAQAIDTTQAWAWLQARAVSSPVADGAPVDAQPFLWLHFNLSHAQAVRWIERHAGLPDTFFEALREGSHSTRIERDDDTLVAVLNDVHFDFAFEPLDSATLWIGVTPHLVVTARTQPLRSVDALRTAVRGGQCPHSSAALLEQLMRTQADGLVRIVREATQRVDRIEDELLANRLNHRRARLGVLRRLLVRLQRLLAPEPAALFRLLQRPPGWMTEEDAQELRDASEEFSVVLRDMQGLQERIKLLQEEIAANVQEANSRTLFVLTVVTVLALPINILTGLFGMNVGGIPLADSAHGFWVIVALLTGFTLAAAWLALRWGRDQ